One segment of Choloepus didactylus isolate mChoDid1 chromosome 15, mChoDid1.pri, whole genome shotgun sequence DNA contains the following:
- the SFTPD gene encoding pulmonary surfactant-associated protein D isoform X3, producing the protein MPSKGCLPGAPAVLEEAICLPGAVGQAGVPGPLGPVGPKGDNGSAGEPGPQGDPGPRGPPGASGPAGREGPSGSQGNVGPQGKPGPKGEAGPKGEVGAPGLQGSAGTGGPTGPKGERGAPGERGAPGSAGAPGPGGAVGSQGPPGARGPPGPKGDRGIPGDRGPKGDSGLSDIAALRQQVEALQGQVQRLQAGFSQYKKVELFPNGRGVGEKIFKTSGFEKSFEDAQLVCTQAGGQVASPRSAAENTALEQLVSAHNKSAFLSMTDTKTEGKFIYPTGEPLAYSNWAPGEPNNNGGAENCVEIFTNGKWNDKSCRELRLVVCEF; encoded by the exons ATGCCAAGCAAAGGTTGCTTGCCTGGAGCTCCTGCGGTCCTGGAGGAAGCAATCT GTTTGCCAGGAGCAGTAGGGCAAGCAGGGGTGCCTGGACCACTTGGCCCAGTTGGGCCCAAAGGGGACAATGGCTCTGCTGGAGAACCTGGACCCCAGGGAGACCCTGGACCACGTG GACCTCCAGGTGCATCTGGTCCAGCTGGAAGAGAGGGTCCCTCAGGGAGCCAAGGGAATGTAGGACCTCAAGGCAAACCAGGCCcaaaaggagaggctgggcccaAAG GAGAAGTGGGTGCCCCGGGCTTGCAGGGATCTGCTGGAACTGGAGGCCCCACAGGCCCTAAAGGAGAGAGAGGTGCCCCGGGTGAGCGTGGAGCCCCTGGAAGTGCTGGGGCACCAG GGCCTGGTGGAGCTGTGGGCTCGCAGGGACCTCCAGGTGCCAGGGGCCCCCCAGGACCGAAGGGAGACAGAGGTATTCCTGGGGACAGAGGACCCAAGGGAGACAGTGGACTTTCAG ACATTGCTGCTCTGAGGCAGCAGGTGGAGGCCTTACAGGGTCAGGTGCAGCGCCTCCAGGCTGGCTTCTCTCAGTATAAGAAAG TGGAGCTCTTCCCCAATGGCAGAGGTGTTGGGGAGAAGATCTTCAAGACCAGTGGCTTTGAAAAGTCCTTCGAGGATGCGCAGTTGGTCTGCACACAGGCTGGCGGGCAGGTGGCCTCCCCACGCTCTGCAGCTGAGAACACCGCCTTGGAGCAGCTGGTCTCAGCCCACAACAAGTCTGCCTTCCTGAGCATGACTGACACCAAGACAGAGGGCAAGTTCATCTACCCCACAGGGGAGCCCCTTGCCTACTCCAACTGGGCCCCGGGGGAGCCCAACAACAATGGTGGGGCAGAGAACTGTGTGGAGATCTTTACCAACGGCAAGTGGAATGACAAATCCTGCAGAGAGCTGCGCCTGGTGGTCTGCGAGTTCTGA
- the SFTPD gene encoding pulmonary surfactant-associated protein D isoform X2, whose translation MLLLSLSALLLLTMSLGSLGAQMKTYPQRTETNICTLVLCSPLENGLPGRDGRDGREGPRGEKGDPGLPGAVGQAGVPGPLGPVGPKGDNGSAGEPGPQGDPGPRGPPGASGPAGREGPSGSQGNVGPQGKPGPKGEAGPKGPGGAVGSQGPPGARGPPGPKGDRGIPGDRGPKGDSGLSDIAALRQQVEALQGQVQRLQAGFSQYKKVELFPNGRGVGEKIFKTSGFEKSFEDAQLVCTQAGGQVASPRSAAENTALEQLVSAHNKSAFLSMTDTKTEGKFIYPTGEPLAYSNWAPGEPNNNGGAENCVEIFTNGKWNDKSCRELRLVVCEF comes from the exons ATGCTGCTCCTCAGTCTTTCTGCGCTGCTCCTGCTCACAATGTCCCTGGGGTCCCTGGGAGCACAAATGAAGACCTATCCCCAGAGAACAGAGACCAACATCTGCACCCTGGTCCTGTGTAGTCCCCTGGAGAATGGCTTGCCTGGTCGCGATGGACGGGATGGGAGAGAGGGTCCCCGGGGCGAGAAGGGGGATCCAG GTTTGCCAGGAGCAGTAGGGCAAGCAGGGGTGCCTGGACCACTTGGCCCAGTTGGGCCCAAAGGGGACAATGGCTCTGCTGGAGAACCTGGACCCCAGGGAGACCCTGGACCACGTG GACCTCCAGGTGCATCTGGTCCAGCTGGAAGAGAGGGTCCCTCAGGGAGCCAAGGGAATGTAGGACCTCAAGGCAAACCAGGCCcaaaaggagaggctgggcccaAAG GGCCTGGTGGAGCTGTGGGCTCGCAGGGACCTCCAGGTGCCAGGGGCCCCCCAGGACCGAAGGGAGACAGAGGTATTCCTGGGGACAGAGGACCCAAGGGAGACAGTGGACTTTCAG ACATTGCTGCTCTGAGGCAGCAGGTGGAGGCCTTACAGGGTCAGGTGCAGCGCCTCCAGGCTGGCTTCTCTCAGTATAAGAAAG TGGAGCTCTTCCCCAATGGCAGAGGTGTTGGGGAGAAGATCTTCAAGACCAGTGGCTTTGAAAAGTCCTTCGAGGATGCGCAGTTGGTCTGCACACAGGCTGGCGGGCAGGTGGCCTCCCCACGCTCTGCAGCTGAGAACACCGCCTTGGAGCAGCTGGTCTCAGCCCACAACAAGTCTGCCTTCCTGAGCATGACTGACACCAAGACAGAGGGCAAGTTCATCTACCCCACAGGGGAGCCCCTTGCCTACTCCAACTGGGCCCCGGGGGAGCCCAACAACAATGGTGGGGCAGAGAACTGTGTGGAGATCTTTACCAACGGCAAGTGGAATGACAAATCCTGCAGAGAGCTGCGCCTGGTGGTCTGCGAGTTCTGA
- the SFTPD gene encoding pulmonary surfactant-associated protein D isoform X1 — MLLLSLSALLLLTMSLGSLGAQMKTYPQRTETNICTLVLCSPLENGLPGRDGRDGREGPRGEKGDPGLPGAVGQAGVPGPLGPVGPKGDNGSAGEPGPQGDPGPRGPPGASGPAGREGPSGSQGNVGPQGKPGPKGEAGPKGEVGAPGLQGSAGTGGPTGPKGERGAPGERGAPGSAGAPGPGGAVGSQGPPGARGPPGPKGDRGIPGDRGPKGDSGLSDIAALRQQVEALQGQVQRLQAGFSQYKKVELFPNGRGVGEKIFKTSGFEKSFEDAQLVCTQAGGQVASPRSAAENTALEQLVSAHNKSAFLSMTDTKTEGKFIYPTGEPLAYSNWAPGEPNNNGGAENCVEIFTNGKWNDKSCRELRLVVCEF, encoded by the exons ATGCTGCTCCTCAGTCTTTCTGCGCTGCTCCTGCTCACAATGTCCCTGGGGTCCCTGGGAGCACAAATGAAGACCTATCCCCAGAGAACAGAGACCAACATCTGCACCCTGGTCCTGTGTAGTCCCCTGGAGAATGGCTTGCCTGGTCGCGATGGACGGGATGGGAGAGAGGGTCCCCGGGGCGAGAAGGGGGATCCAG GTTTGCCAGGAGCAGTAGGGCAAGCAGGGGTGCCTGGACCACTTGGCCCAGTTGGGCCCAAAGGGGACAATGGCTCTGCTGGAGAACCTGGACCCCAGGGAGACCCTGGACCACGTG GACCTCCAGGTGCATCTGGTCCAGCTGGAAGAGAGGGTCCCTCAGGGAGCCAAGGGAATGTAGGACCTCAAGGCAAACCAGGCCcaaaaggagaggctgggcccaAAG GAGAAGTGGGTGCCCCGGGCTTGCAGGGATCTGCTGGAACTGGAGGCCCCACAGGCCCTAAAGGAGAGAGAGGTGCCCCGGGTGAGCGTGGAGCCCCTGGAAGTGCTGGGGCACCAG GGCCTGGTGGAGCTGTGGGCTCGCAGGGACCTCCAGGTGCCAGGGGCCCCCCAGGACCGAAGGGAGACAGAGGTATTCCTGGGGACAGAGGACCCAAGGGAGACAGTGGACTTTCAG ACATTGCTGCTCTGAGGCAGCAGGTGGAGGCCTTACAGGGTCAGGTGCAGCGCCTCCAGGCTGGCTTCTCTCAGTATAAGAAAG TGGAGCTCTTCCCCAATGGCAGAGGTGTTGGGGAGAAGATCTTCAAGACCAGTGGCTTTGAAAAGTCCTTCGAGGATGCGCAGTTGGTCTGCACACAGGCTGGCGGGCAGGTGGCCTCCCCACGCTCTGCAGCTGAGAACACCGCCTTGGAGCAGCTGGTCTCAGCCCACAACAAGTCTGCCTTCCTGAGCATGACTGACACCAAGACAGAGGGCAAGTTCATCTACCCCACAGGGGAGCCCCTTGCCTACTCCAACTGGGCCCCGGGGGAGCCCAACAACAATGGTGGGGCAGAGAACTGTGTGGAGATCTTTACCAACGGCAAGTGGAATGACAAATCCTGCAGAGAGCTGCGCCTGGTGGTCTGCGAGTTCTGA
- the LOC119510907 gene encoding mannose-binding protein A-like isoform X2: protein MRTTDAEARTMHLFPSLLFLFLWVAPASCSETKTCEDAQKTCSVVACGIPVTNGTPGKDGRDGPKGEKGEPGQGLRGLQGPPGKMGPPGNTGSPGSLGPRGQKGDRGDSAVVETKVADLEREIRSLKSELDHTKKLLTFSLGKKSGKKLYVTNGEMTPFSRVKALCTQLQGTVATPKNAEENKAIQDVATDIAFLGITDEVTEGQFMYVTGGKLTYSNWRKNEPNDHGSGGEDCVILLRDGNWNDISCSSSFQVVCEFPA from the exons ATGAGAACAACTGATGCAGAG GCAAGGACCATGCACCTGTTTCCATCACTCCTCTTCCTGTTCCTGTGGGTGGCACCAGCATCCTGCTCAGAAACCAAAACCTGTGAGGATGCCCAGAAGACTTGCTCAGTGGTTGCCTGTGGCATCCCTGTCACCAACGGCACCCCAGGCAAAGACGGGCGCGATGGACCCAAGGGAGAAAAGGGAGAACCAG GGCAAGGGCTCAGAGGTTTGCAGGGCCCTCCCGGGAAGATGGGGCCTCCAGGAAATACAGGGTCTCCTGGGAGTCTAGGACCAAGAGGCCAAAAGGGGGATCGTGGAGACAGTGCAG TTGTTGAGACTAAAGTTGCTGATTTGGAGAGAGAGATAAGAAGCCTAAAATCAGAACTGGACCACACCAAAAAGT TGCTAACCTTCTCCTTGGGCAAAAAGTCTGGGAAGAAGCTCTACGTGACCAATGGTGAAATGACGCCCTTTTCCAGAGTGAAGGCTCTGTGCACTCAGCTCCAGGGCACTGTGGCCACTCCCAAGAATGCTGAGGAAAACAAGGCCATCCAGGATGTGGCCACAGACATTGCCTTCCTAGGCATCACAGATGAGGTGACCGAAGGCCAGTTCATGTATGTGACAGGAGGGAAGCTGACCTATAGCAACTGGAGGAAGAACGAGCCTAATGACCATGGCTCAGGGGGAGAGGACTGTGTGATCCTCCTGCGGGATGGAAACTGGAATGACATCTCCTGCTCCAGCTCCTTCCAGGTGGTCTGTGAGTTTCCAGCTTGA
- the LOC119510907 gene encoding mannose-binding protein A-like isoform X3, with the protein MHLFPSLLFLFLWVAPASCSETKTCEDAQKTCSVVACGIPVTNGTPGKDGRDGPKGEKGEPGQGLRGLQGPPGKMGPPGNTGSPGSLGPRGQKGDRGDSAVVETKVADLEREIRSLKSELDHTKKLLTFSLGKKSGKKLYVTNGEMTPFSRVKALCTQLQGTVATPKNAEENKAIQDVATDIAFLGITDEVTEGQFMYVTGGKLTYSNWRKNEPNDHGSGGEDCVILLRDGNWNDISCSSSFQVVCEFPA; encoded by the exons ATGCACCTGTTTCCATCACTCCTCTTCCTGTTCCTGTGGGTGGCACCAGCATCCTGCTCAGAAACCAAAACCTGTGAGGATGCCCAGAAGACTTGCTCAGTGGTTGCCTGTGGCATCCCTGTCACCAACGGCACCCCAGGCAAAGACGGGCGCGATGGACCCAAGGGAGAAAAGGGAGAACCAG GGCAAGGGCTCAGAGGTTTGCAGGGCCCTCCCGGGAAGATGGGGCCTCCAGGAAATACAGGGTCTCCTGGGAGTCTAGGACCAAGAGGCCAAAAGGGGGATCGTGGAGACAGTGCAG TTGTTGAGACTAAAGTTGCTGATTTGGAGAGAGAGATAAGAAGCCTAAAATCAGAACTGGACCACACCAAAAAGT TGCTAACCTTCTCCTTGGGCAAAAAGTCTGGGAAGAAGCTCTACGTGACCAATGGTGAAATGACGCCCTTTTCCAGAGTGAAGGCTCTGTGCACTCAGCTCCAGGGCACTGTGGCCACTCCCAAGAATGCTGAGGAAAACAAGGCCATCCAGGATGTGGCCACAGACATTGCCTTCCTAGGCATCACAGATGAGGTGACCGAAGGCCAGTTCATGTATGTGACAGGAGGGAAGCTGACCTATAGCAACTGGAGGAAGAACGAGCCTAATGACCATGGCTCAGGGGGAGAGGACTGTGTGATCCTCCTGCGGGATGGAAACTGGAATGACATCTCCTGCTCCAGCTCCTTCCAGGTGGTCTGTGAGTTTCCAGCTTGA
- the LOC119510907 gene encoding mannose-binding protein A-like isoform X1, with amino-acid sequence MLRHLSAAWAGGSASLSLPLRSVEVPARTMHLFPSLLFLFLWVAPASCSETKTCEDAQKTCSVVACGIPVTNGTPGKDGRDGPKGEKGEPGQGLRGLQGPPGKMGPPGNTGSPGSLGPRGQKGDRGDSAVVETKVADLEREIRSLKSELDHTKKLLTFSLGKKSGKKLYVTNGEMTPFSRVKALCTQLQGTVATPKNAEENKAIQDVATDIAFLGITDEVTEGQFMYVTGGKLTYSNWRKNEPNDHGSGGEDCVILLRDGNWNDISCSSSFQVVCEFPA; translated from the exons ATGCTGAGGCATCTGTCGGCGGCCTGGGCTGGAGGGTCAGCTTCCTTGTCACTGCCCCTGCGCTCTGTGGAAGTCCCA GCAAGGACCATGCACCTGTTTCCATCACTCCTCTTCCTGTTCCTGTGGGTGGCACCAGCATCCTGCTCAGAAACCAAAACCTGTGAGGATGCCCAGAAGACTTGCTCAGTGGTTGCCTGTGGCATCCCTGTCACCAACGGCACCCCAGGCAAAGACGGGCGCGATGGACCCAAGGGAGAAAAGGGAGAACCAG GGCAAGGGCTCAGAGGTTTGCAGGGCCCTCCCGGGAAGATGGGGCCTCCAGGAAATACAGGGTCTCCTGGGAGTCTAGGACCAAGAGGCCAAAAGGGGGATCGTGGAGACAGTGCAG TTGTTGAGACTAAAGTTGCTGATTTGGAGAGAGAGATAAGAAGCCTAAAATCAGAACTGGACCACACCAAAAAGT TGCTAACCTTCTCCTTGGGCAAAAAGTCTGGGAAGAAGCTCTACGTGACCAATGGTGAAATGACGCCCTTTTCCAGAGTGAAGGCTCTGTGCACTCAGCTCCAGGGCACTGTGGCCACTCCCAAGAATGCTGAGGAAAACAAGGCCATCCAGGATGTGGCCACAGACATTGCCTTCCTAGGCATCACAGATGAGGTGACCGAAGGCCAGTTCATGTATGTGACAGGAGGGAAGCTGACCTATAGCAACTGGAGGAAGAACGAGCCTAATGACCATGGCTCAGGGGGAGAGGACTGTGTGATCCTCCTGCGGGATGGAAACTGGAATGACATCTCCTGCTCCAGCTCCTTCCAGGTGGTCTGTGAGTTTCCAGCTTGA
- the LOC119510819 gene encoding pulmonary surfactant-associated protein A-like isoform X2, which translates to MLCPLALTLILLVVSGIKCDVQEVCVGSPGIPGTPGSHGLPGRDGRDGVKGEPGPPGPMGPPGGIMGFPGCEGPTGVPGITGERGDKGEPGERGPPGLPASLDEELQSTLQDFRHQILQSLGGGRVAVPSSPEENAAIASIVKEHNVYAYLGLAEGATPGDFSYLDGAPVNYTNWYPGEPRGRGKEKCVEMYTDGQWNDKNCLQYRLAICEF; encoded by the exons ATGCTGTGCCCTTTGGCCCTTACCCTCATCTTGCTGGTGGTTTCTGGCATCAAGTGTGATGTGCAGGAAGTTTGTGTTGGAAGTCCCGGCATCCCTGGCACTCCTGGATCCCATGGCCTGCCGGGCCGAGATGGGAGGGATGGTGTCAAAGGAGAACCTGGACCTCCAG GCCCCATGGGCCCTCCTGGAGGAATAATGGGCTTCCCTGGCTGTGAAGGACCGACGGGAGTCCCTGGCATCACCGGTGAGCGTGGAGACAAGGGAGAGCCTGGAGAAAGGGGTCCCCCAG GGCTTCCAGCCTCTCTAGATGAGGAGCTCCAGTCTACACTCCAGGACTTCAGACATCAAATCCTGCAGTCGTTGGGAG GTGGCCGAGTTGCCGTCCCCAGCAGTCCCGAGGAGAACGCTGCCATTGCAAGCATCGTGAAGGAGCACAACGTTTATGCCTACCTGGGCCTGGCTGAGGGTGCCACCCCTGGAGACTTCAGCTACCTGGATGGGGCCCCCGTGAACTACACCAACTGGTACCCAGGGGAACCCAGAGGTCGGGGCAAGGAGAAGTGCGTGGAGATGTACACAGATGGGCAGTGGAATGACAAGAACTGCCTGCAGTACCGACTGGCCATCTGCGAGTTTTAA
- the LOC119510819 gene encoding pulmonary surfactant-associated protein A-like isoform X1, which produces MLCPLALTLILLVVSGIKCDVQEVCVGSPGIPGTPGSHGLPGRDGRDGVKGEPGPPGPMGPPGGIMGFPGCEGPTGVPGITGERGDKGEPGERGPPGLPASLDEELQSTLQDFRHQILQSLGVLTLKGSMLAVGKKVFSTNGQSVNFDAIRELCARAGGRVAVPSSPEENAAIASIVKEHNVYAYLGLAEGATPGDFSYLDGAPVNYTNWYPGEPRGRGKEKCVEMYTDGQWNDKNCLQYRLAICEF; this is translated from the exons ATGCTGTGCCCTTTGGCCCTTACCCTCATCTTGCTGGTGGTTTCTGGCATCAAGTGTGATGTGCAGGAAGTTTGTGTTGGAAGTCCCGGCATCCCTGGCACTCCTGGATCCCATGGCCTGCCGGGCCGAGATGGGAGGGATGGTGTCAAAGGAGAACCTGGACCTCCAG GCCCCATGGGCCCTCCTGGAGGAATAATGGGCTTCCCTGGCTGTGAAGGACCGACGGGAGTCCCTGGCATCACCGGTGAGCGTGGAGACAAGGGAGAGCCTGGAGAAAGGGGTCCCCCAG GGCTTCCAGCCTCTCTAGATGAGGAGCTCCAGTCTACACTCCAGGACTTCAGACATCAAATCCTGCAGTCGTTGGGAG TCCTCACTTTGAAGGGCTCCATGCTGGCAGTGGGAAAGAAGGTCTTCTCCACCAATGGGCAGTCGGTCAATTTTGACGCTATTAGAGAGTTATGTGCCAGAGCAGGTGGCCGAGTTGCCGTCCCCAGCAGTCCCGAGGAGAACGCTGCCATTGCAAGCATCGTGAAGGAGCACAACGTTTATGCCTACCTGGGCCTGGCTGAGGGTGCCACCCCTGGAGACTTCAGCTACCTGGATGGGGCCCCCGTGAACTACACCAACTGGTACCCAGGGGAACCCAGAGGTCGGGGCAAGGAGAAGTGCGTGGAGATGTACACAGATGGGCAGTGGAATGACAAGAACTGCCTGCAGTACCGACTGGCCATCTGCGAGTTTTAA